A window of the Cheilinus undulatus linkage group 21, ASM1832078v1, whole genome shotgun sequence genome harbors these coding sequences:
- the LOC121503766 gene encoding medium-chain acyl-CoA ligase ACSF2, mitochondrial-like, translating to MSALVSSSLLRSCSYSLRSVVALRHRRTQKLWKTALLQWCRSLHVDSPPHIPSLTTSYVHGTSSASLLSMTVSQSLDYTVQRWPDREAVVFLEDGIRKTFHQFQQDVEKMAAGLLALGLKKGDRLGVWGPNSYEWILFQFASAKAGIILVSLNPAYQVKEVEFTLKRVQCRAVVCPTSFKTQLFCKMLQEICPEIDTAPTGMLKSPRLPDLRMVILTDSRQPGMLHTEDVMQAGESRHHKELMDRQSKLSFDEPINIQFTSGTTGSPKGATLSHHNIVNNAYFLGLRVGYDWRPQVRVCVPVPMYHAFGSVAGGMCMAVHGITLVFPSTGYNSQANLEAIQSEKCNFVFGTPTMYTDMLSHPDLHKYDMSSVEAGLMGGSPCPSEVVKKLRTDMNMKEIMLAYGTTENSPVTFMGFPQDNEELKTDTTGCIMPHTEAKVVDPNTGQIVPLGASGELLIRGSCVMLGYWDDPEKTSEVICKAGWYRTGDTASLNSLGYCRIEGRMKDMIIRGGENIYPAEIEQFLFAHPKVKEVQVVGVKDERLGEQVCACIRLKEGQTSTTEEIRAFCKGQIAHFKIPHYVVFVDSFPLTASGKIKKNILKEEMEKELNL from the exons ATGTCAGCGCTGGTGTCTTCCTCACTGCTGAGGTCTTGTTCTTACAGTCTCAGATCTGTAGTTGCATTGAGACACAGGAGGACACAGAAATTATGGAAAACAGCTTTGCTCCAGTGGTGTCG GTCTCTCCATGTGGACAGTCCCCCTCACATACCCTCTCTGACCACCAGCTACGTCCATGGcacctcctctgcctctctgctcTCCATGACTGTGAGCCAGAGCCTGGACTATACAGTCCAACGCTGGCCTGACCGAGAGGCTGTGGTCTTCCTGGAAGATGGCATCAGGAAAACTTTTCACCAGTTTCAACAAGAT GTTGAAAAGATGGCTGCAGGTCTGCTTGCTCTGGGCCTGAAAAAAGGTGACCGACTGGGGGTTTGGGGACCCAACTCTTATGAATGGATACTTTTCCAGTTTGCTTCGGCAAAAGCTGGAATTATACTG GTCTCACTGAACCCAGCCTACCAGGTGAAAGAAGTGGAGTTTACCCTCAAGAGG GTCCAGTGCAGAGCTGTTGTTTGCCCTACCAGCTTTAAAACACAACTTTTCTGCAAGATGCTACAGGAGATCTGCCCGGAGATTGACACAGCCCCAACAGGCATGCTCAAAAGCCCCAG GCTTCCAGATCTGCGTATGGTGATTttgacagacagcagacagcCAGGGATGCTCCACACAGAGGACGTGATGCAGGCAGGGGAAAGTCGACACCACAAAGAGCTCATGGATCGGCAGAGCAAGCTGTCTTTCGATGAACCCATTAACATTCAGTTCACATCG GGGACTACAGGCAGTCCAAAGGGAGCAACTCTGTCACACCACAACATTGTCAATAATGCGTACTTTCTGGGCCTTCGAGTTGGTTATGATTGGAGG CCTCAGGTACGAGTGTGTGTACCTGTACCCATGTACCACGCCTTTGGCTCGGTGGCCGGAGGGATGTGCATGGCGGTGCATGGTATCACTCTAGTTTTCCCTTCAACTGGGTACAACAGCCAAGCCAACCTGGAGGCTATCCAGAGTGAAAA GTGCAATTTCGTCTTCGGCACTCCCACAATGTACACAGACATGCTCAGCCATCCAGATTTACACAAGTATGATATGTCTTCAGTTGAGGCAG GCCTCATGGGAGGTTCTCCATGCCCTTCTGAAGTTgtgaaaaaactaagaacagATATGAACATGAAAGAGATAATG CTAGCATATGGAACTACAGAGAATAGCCCCGTAACGTTCATGGGATTCCCACAAGACAACGAGGAGCTGAAGACAGATACAACTGGATGCATCATGCCCCACACTGAG GCTAAAGTGGTGGATCCCAATACTGGGCAGATAGTGCCTCTGGGGGCCTCAGGAGAGCTGCTGATTAGAGGCAGCTGTGTGATGTTAGGATACTGGGATGATCCTGAGAAAACCAGCGAGGTTATCTGTAAAGCTGGCTGGTACAGGACAGG AGACACCGCCAGTTTAAACAGTCTTGGATACTGCCGCATTGAAGGTCGAATGAAGGACATGATCATCCGTGGAGGGGAGAACATCTATCCTGCTGAGATAGAACAATTTCTTTTTGCACATCCCAAAGTTAAAGAGGTGCAG GTTGTTGGAGTTAAAGATGAAAGGCTGGGTGAGCAGGTGTGTGCCTGCATCAGGCTGAAGGAGGGCCAGACTTCTACAACAGAGGAGATCAGGGCATTCTGTAAAGGCCAG ATTGCTCACTTCAAGATCCCACACTATGTTGTCTTTGTGGACAGTTTCCCTCTGACAGCCTCTGGAAAG ATAAAGAAGAACATATTAAAGGAGGAAATGGAGAAGGAATTGAACCTTTAA